CCCTTCCCTGTAattcccttccctgctctctgctcccttccccaGGACGCTGGTGGACGCGGCTCTCGTAGCGAAGGACACGGTGGTGTGCTGCTTTGAGAATGACAACATGGAGAGGTGCCTGGCTgtctggaggggctggagtgccAGAGACTTTGACATTTTCTACCAGGCCTACgaggagctgggcaggctggagacCTGCATGCGCAAGAGAAGGTAGTGCCCGTGGCGCTGCACCGTCCTGGACTCGGAGACACGGCCCCCACCGGGGCTGGTGGGGGGACTGTGTGTATCTGGTTTGCTGCTAGAGAGCACCGTGGGGTTCCCAAAGCCCCACCAGGGCTTTTGGGGAATGAAGAagctgtgagcagggctgggacagggctgggagctgggccagcTCTCGGCTCCCTGCTCCGTCACACGCTCCCCTGCGCTGCTGAGAGCAAAGGTGGCTGCAGTTCTGCTCATCCCCTGATTTCCAGTTTGTTCTTCCCCGTTTTGAATTCCTTCCTCACCTTCAGcatgccctggctgctgctgctgctgttgttgtgtgtgtgtcagccaggagagctccgtgggctctgccctgggtgtCTGAGCACGTTccagtcccggctgcctgctggccGGCAGCATGGGCACCGTGGGCTGATTCACCCTGTTCCCAGGAGGAATGCATCTGCTGGAAACCCTGCACTGTGGGGCAGCTTCCCACCCCCCTGCAACTCCATTAGTTAGAGTGTGTGTCCTACTTCAGGTGTAGTTCTTGTGTAGAGGCACCCTGGTGTAGGAACCAgtgagaagctgtggctggccACTGCATTTCTGGTTCCTAAAAGCTGTAGTGGTGCAGTGTTCCTGTGAGGGAGCCCAAAACAAcctgccaggaatgctgcaCCAGGAGTGAGTGAGCTGGCTCATGGCACTGCTACCTTGTCAATGGAGCTGATGGAAAACAAAGCCACTGGCTGTGACAGATATTCCTGATGGAAAAGAAGGGAGCCCCTGACCAGGAAGGTTTATAAGCTGTCTCTGCTCCACTcctgtttctcttgggaagtgcactctggagcagcaggaacacaATAAGCTCAGTTTGCCTGTGTATCTGTGCAGCTTCTGCCCACCACACCTTGTATTTTCTCTCCATTAGTGGCCTGGGATGCTGTATTGGCTCTAAATCCAATTGCACTTAATTACCCCAAGCATGTACAGCAGTGTAAAAAGTGCCCCCAGCTAAGCACCCTGTATAAAGATGTACAGTTTGAATTTTGGacctttcttttattttttttttatcccaagAATCTCGTGTGAGCATCGGCAAGGCTGGCCAAGGCCGAACGGGCAGGTTAACCCTCTGGTTCACATTTCTGTTGCAGGCTGCTAAAATATCCTTCTTCAGAAACAGAATGTATCTTAAAATAAACTGATTCCTCCCCAGGATGACACTGCATTGGTGGTTTTTATTGGAAACCCAACTGGCACTGGGTGTTTGGGGGCTGCAGTGTGATTCAGGTGCTGGTTGTGATGAGCAGAGCTGGAATCAGGGCTGTGAGTACAGACTGTCTCCATTCCTGGCCTTGCCTGGAACTGTCACCctgtgcctctccagcagctcatGATCAGGTATGGCAGCACCAAAAATTTCCCTCCCTTGCCAGGACATGCTCTCTGCCTTTGTCTCAGGGCTGTGGTGAGGTCTTATGGTCACCTTTTCCAGCTGCCAGATTCCTTTGACTTGCAGGAACTCTTCCTGTGATACCTGAAGCCCCAGCAGGAGCTATGAAGGGGCTCATTCTTTCATTCAGCCTTGCAGGTTTCCTTTGAGGAAACACCCTGGGGAACAACCACAGCAGTTCCTTATTGTCCCTCTTGACCAGCACACCTtgggtgctgtgctgcagtgccCATGGGAGAagctggagcatctcccaaaCCTTTGGTGGGCCCTGGCCAAGGTCTGGACACAAAAGGGCCTTTGTTCTGCTGgacactgctctgtgctgcacagcacCCTGCCTGACACACCAGGACATCCCTGCTCCTTGCCAGGTGGGTCGGGGTGCTCAGCAGCGGAGGGAAGACAAGGGGGTGGCACCTGGGTTTCATGGGACCTGTGAGagatgctgcagtgctgggtgtgTTCCCAAAACCTCCTGGGAGCAGGGGGTTGGTTCCCAAAAGCAGCTGAGAGCCTGAGTGTTGCTACCCTGGAATAAGAACAAAATCCCCCCCTTCAGCAGACCTGAAAACCTCATTAGCACAAGGCTCCATTAAGTGAGCACTGCACGTGCTGCAGGAATGATTCCCTGGGGGCAGAAATAAACagacattaaaaacaaaattaaaacaactCCCACCAGTTCAAACAGTTTGAGATTTCAGTGCTCCTTTCCATCTCTGCCACCAGCAAAGCCTGTTCTGATggcagggacaggtgaggggcATCGGGCATCCTGGGGGAAGGAATGGGCTCACAGCcaaagcaggaaaagccccagagcCTGGGAACAAAGGGGCAGCACGAGCcccaggtgtggctctgggggaGCTGCACCTATCACATCCTCACTTTTTTATTTCAGCTGATAAAAATAAGCCCAGGCAGGGCCCTGGCAGGGGTTGTTCCTTCAGCTGACTGAGGAGAGGCAAGAAAACAGCTttgggctcagtgctgggggGAAATGGATGTGCTGGGATTGGATTAacccccagcaccagcagtggGTCCCAGGGGTGTTATTTACTCAtcaaggaaggaaagaaagatgaACAGGACCTGCCTGGGATTAACTCAGCCCAAAACCCCCCTAGTTTCACTCTCTCACTCAGCTGCCTCCTGAGAGCAGAGTCACACACATCCCTGGGCTTTTGCCTGGGGTGCTCTGTGGTCCTTTACCTGCTTTTTATATTCAATTCCCAACTGGATACTGATTCCTATTCCTGGTTTGGGCTGTTTCTTTGCTGGCATCAGTGCAGAGTCAGGCCCTGGGTTGAAgaacagctgtgcccagcatcccagtgtggggcatGGTCTGAATATTTTGGGGGGAGACGTGATGTAGAGGCAAATCACTCTACAAATCATATCCTGATACTCACTCAGGACACTTTGGGGCCCCAGCACTGTGGGTGCACAGCCAGCTCTCAACCTCCCTCTCCGTGTGCAGGAAAATGGGAATATAACAGCTCATTCTGCTAGGTGGGGGCAGGTGAACACTGACACAGCAGCTGGATGCTCCCCATCCCACACAGCACCCAGGGCTCTCAGCTTCAGCATAAGGAAAAAGAAGGTGATTGCTGAGAGGTGGGGAAAggggcagcactgcctgctttgTATTCTGCTACCGAAAGGACAGAGGAAATGAGTTTTCTTTAAGCAAGCTTTAAAAGGACAGGAAATATCCTGCCTATTTTGGGCCTGTCCTCAGCTTACCCTGGggtgggagctgggttgggctTCAGGGGCTGAACCCAGGTGGAgcagggtggggatggggctggggatggagttGGGGATGAAAATGAGAAGAAGGATGGGACCAGGAATGGGGTTGGGGATAAGAATGGTGCCAGGGgttgggctggggctggctcacCTGGGGCAGGTGCTCAGCACTGGGGGAATCACTGCCAAGTGATGCTGGCAGtgggcagagggacagagcaCACCCCCAGCCCATGAACACCCACAGCAGTTCAGGTTTCCCAGGCCCATTTTGGTCTTATCCTGGCACAGCAAACAGCCTTATCTGCCCCCCACCCCAGCCTGTTTGCACTGGGAGTTTGTTTTATCACAGAACCACTTTAAACTCTGCCCCTTTTGGGAACCCTTAGGTGAAAAGTCAGTAAAACACAAAGGTGGTGTTActcttttgtcttctttttctaaAAGGTGGAGCAGGACCCTGGCAAAGTCCTCTTGACACCCCAAACAGGGGGGGACCCCCATTTCCAAGAgactccagcccagcctgctggAAATGTTGGAGCCAATTCAGGTCAATTAAAGTTGAGGTTTTTATTGAATTAAAGTGTGAAAGTAAATGCAGCCAGCCCAGTATTTGGGCTGTTATTTTTTTGatgctaatttaattttttcaccCCACTCATAAAAGTGATTTAGAAGGTGGTAGGGATTCCTGGgctggaggagacctgggagaTGGTTCTGGAGCTTGGAAAGGACATGGACACGTTCCTGACACCTGGAAAAGTGTCAGCAGCACTTGAGGAGTGAGGAATAAAAGTgcttctggcagcagcagccaggtaAAATCCAGGAAAACATGTGGAAAGGATTCCTCATGGGATTGCACTGCCTTGGCTGGGGAGCCCAGGTTTTCTCCAGGCCTGCCTAAGCCTGGAAGGAGGTGGCTTTTGAGCTCCAACTGGGATTAAACCCCTGAATTTGCTCTGGTCAGCACAATAACTCACATTGGGAGGGTCCACTGGGCACAAAACCACTCATTCCAACAGGTCCCACGTGGGCAGTGTCCCACCAGCCCAGGATCACCAAGGCCAGAGCCGAGGAGGAGCCCAGTGGGGCCTGGACCTTCTCCCCATTTTTAATGCCTCTGCAAGATTTTCTTTCCACAAAGCTCCCGACTGCGGCTGGCTGTGCAAGCCGAGTATTTTTAGCAAGTATTCATGTGAAACAGCTCAGGATAATAATTTGCAATGTAAAGTCAGAGGCTGCCACAAAAACTCAGAGTAAGCAGATTTGGGTCAGCGGGACTTTGTGCTGATTGTGCTGAAAGGAACCATCCAGCCAGGTCCAGGGGAGCCACATGGGGCTGGAGCCTGGCACTTTTCTGGGTAATAAACCCCCACTGTGCCCACAGGACCAAAACCTGAAATCCTTCCGTGGGCTGTGACTGCAAAGTCACAGATAAATAATGTCACATGTCAATAGTCACATCCAGCATGACAGTCACCAGGAGAACCCACTGCCTTTCTGGACTCACATTTTCCCCCATCTCCCTTGGCCTCTTTTTGCCATCATTGATCCTTGAGCAGGAgggaaaagcttttaaaaacagcatTAATAAATGCAGCTCCTCACCCAGGGGTGAGCAGAGAAGGTGAAGGGTTTAACACCATGTGCCCAGCTCTGTTTGGGTGGGAGTTTTACTGCTGTGAGGATGCCACAGCATCCAACCCAGGTTACCTGCACCAGAATAATGAGGGAAAGAAGTGTCAcacatttttaattgttttaataaAGAACAGAAACATTTCTATTGATGGGACATGACTGGACACCACATCCTTCATTTTCAGGATGACACCATCTCATTTTCTCACACCTCTGTGGCCCAGAGGAAAACCCTCCATGATTTCCCTGCTTCCTCAGGGTGAAGGAAACTTCTTTTGGAAGCAAACAACCAGAGTAAATTGAGGATGAAATGTCCCAGCCCCAGAAGGGATTTTTGTCAAGGCTGGGTTAGCACCTACCAGCTGATGATTTCCACTTCTGTCCAGTTCCTTACAAGTGGGGCAGCAAATGCCACTTACTTTAGTATAAAATGGGGTTTATGTGTTTAGAATTTGTCATAAAGGGTTATAATTAAAATTTCACTTCAAAATGGACTACTTTTAAGCCATGAGTCCATAAAATACATGATCAATTGTGATGTGAGGCCTCGAGGCTTGTGCCTGCAAGCTTGGTGCAAAACTCACTTTTAATAGAGATTTGGTAACAGAATTAGAACTGCAGcaactgagaaaaaaaccccaataccACATGGTGCTGTTCTCAAAATGGCTTTTTCCAGTTACATTCTGCTTTTACCAGCTGTTACAGACTAAAAAAAGTTCTACATAATCATAAATGTTAATAAATACAGTACAAGTACAGgcttttcccccccattttgcTGCCATTCTTTGGGGTTCATATTCTTTAAGCTCTTTTTTGTACCACAAATACAagttgtttggttgtttttttttccctttcccttgtGTGAAAACAGACCTCTGTAATCCCTAAGATTCTTGCTTTGGGACTTAATTTTGTCCTCACATCAACACCAAACAACTCCTAGAGCTATTAAAAAATAAGTGCTCAACCCACTTAATCATTATTTTTACTGTTCTGAACACACAAAACATTAGGGCACCATGCAGCCTTGTCACTGTATGCATTTGAAATGGACACTTATGGGTGTTTTCAGGCAGCAGAAATACTTTTAACATTTTCACGAGGAAAAAGTCAAAACCAGGGAATGGCACAGCTCATCAGCACCAGCTCCTGATGAATGGGTTTGTTCTGCCTTCCCTCTGCCTTCCACTGGGCTCATCCCAGACCACACAGAGGTCAAAACCCTTTGGAAGAGAGAGATCCTTTTAGCTGGACTTGCTTCCCCAGGTTTTGACTCTGTGCCTCTGCTGGGTGGAACGACACGGACTGACGACGTGAGCAGCTCCaattgcaaataaaaaaatctttattgcATCTTAGAAgcaagtctttaaaaaaaaaaaaaaaaagaaagaaagaaagaaagacaggaaaaaaaaggagaggaggaaaagaaaaattttccaTGCACCTACGTCCTTGGGACTGTCACCAGAAAATGATGAACATTGTAAGACACAGACTCTATGCTAGTTGCAGTTCATACTCCATACACGTGTAAACAATGGTTATTTCTTCTACTGGAATAGCAATTGCACTGTAAGATCCCTTCAAACGTGGCAACAACCACCAAAGCCTTGGGTTTTCTCCATTCCTTCACTTGCCTCCCAAAGAGCAGGCAAAGTGGAACTGAGGGCAATGGGATGAAATGGGGCTGGAGGATATGatagaaaaatatattgttcgctggtttttattttttgtttctgctgaGCAGGATATTTACAGGTACACAGGTCCCAAGAGATCATCTGCTTCAATGACAATGTCCAGTCACTGTCTAAGTCTCAGTGTACAGGGTCCCCTATCTGGCTTTAAGGCACTTTATTTAGTGTATTTTCTCTTACCTTGCTAGGTGTTAACTCATAGGGATCACACTTTCCTTGTGTTCAGCCTCCTCATCCCCAGTTCCTCTTAGAATACCAAAAAAATTTCTAAACTCACTGAAGTCATTCCAAAAATGTTAAAGAAATttgtgggggggaaaaaaaaagattcatgaaaaaatattttagaaagtaATCTTTGGAGATCATTTACTGTAAGTATGATGTACACTACCTTATCAGTGAGAAGATGCAATACATtcctaatatatatatatatatttacacacgcatatatatatatataaaatattaaaatgactAACAGATATTCAAGGAAAGGTCAAGAACCTAAAACAATGgatattaaataaattaacGGTCTAgcagatacagaaaaaaaaaatcccaaaacaaaactAGCAATCAAATGTAATAATTGTTCCCAGGAACATCACGCGACCGAAGGAAACCGATGCGATCGGGCGCGCGACACTCGGTGCAGAGGAGTTTTCCAGGTTCTCCTCAGGGATCTTGGATTGTTCATTGTGTGCTGTGGTTTGGCTGCCAGATTCCTctttcccagccccttcccctggCTCCTCAGCATTCCCTGGTGGCGTGGCTCAGCCTCGGAGGGCGGCTGAGGACAGAACGCAGAACCCACCGCGGGTTCCCCAAACGTTCCGTCCGTCCACGGACCAAACACCAAACACAACAATTCCTACAGGACCACTGGGATCAGGGCTTGTGCTTACTTCCTCCCCTCGCCCGCCCATCCTAAGTGCAGGtgtatttttaaactgaaataatcAGCTATtagggaaaaacaaaagccCCTCCTGCGGTTACCACCCCTTCTCACCGCCACAGCGACTCGGATTTTCTAACGCAATTGAGAATTAATGGCTAATCCTGAACCAAAGGAGCAGAATCTTTGCACGGTAGCAGTCACACCAAAAACATTTAGACACAGCGTTTTGTCACTTGGCTTTGCACGCTCGGGTCCACATTTACAGAATCCCAGCCATGAAGACGGCAACGGAAATGGTAGGAAACAATCTTTTGTTCATAAGGAAATGCTAATTCAAGTCAGATTTCCGCTGATCAGATAACtcttaaacaatttttttctttttttttttttgtttgaaggCAAATATTGATCACAGTTTTgttcaaaaccaaaaacacaacaacaaaaaaacccaagggcCTTGTTCTTCTCAAAACGAGCGCTTTGTAAGAAAACAACGATGATTTCTAAAATATATCCTGTGTGGTCTTTTAAAAGTGAATTATCAAAAAACATTTTCCCAAAAATAAAttagataattaaaaaaaaagtcttttccaGCATAGCTGGACATTAGGCTGTCCTCACTGAGCCATTAGtattgctgcttttcccaaaaCTTGGGTCGTTTTTTTCAAACCATATTTCAGCCAGCTGTTGTGTGGACCCATAAGTTGAAGCTTTGGACCCCAAGCACATTTTATATTGTTTTGGATCAAGATTAGGGTCACAAAAAACAGGGTGATGCACATGGACCACTCCAATTTCTTGGCTTCTGAAAGTTTTTAAGCCGGCTTGAATGACTTTGTTAAATAGATCTACATCTTCAAGGCCCCAACCTTGGATGGAGACATCAAAGCCACCCGCTCGAAGAAGGTCACCTTTGTAAATACAGGTGATACCAAAGCCATAGTTCCTCCAGAAACCTGTTTTCTGAGTGAAGGCAAAATGATTGTCACTAGGAACCTTTCCACTATAAACAATCTTTGGATCATACTGGCTAAAAATGATGGGAAAATATACTTGCTGACCCAAAACTGTGTTGGCTCTACACCGCTGGAGGAATTCTGTGGTAAACACTAAGTCAACATCACAGAAGAAAAGTAAAGACTCGTTCTGGAACTGAGAAGATCCGACTTCCAGAGCCAGTGCCCTTGAGAACTCCCCCGACACCGGCAGAACCTGCATGTCAGCCTTGGGGTATTTGGAGCGGTAATCTCTCATCAGCTCGATCTGCTTGGCCTTGTCAGGGTTGGAGTTGGAATTGAACAGCAGGACAACCAGCTTGACGTTCTGGTTGGGAATGAGGCACGTCTTTTCAAAATTCCCCATGAACCTTGCAAACATGTCGAACCGTCCGGAGAGAGGGATCAGGATGTTGATCTTCTTGTCTTTGAGctccttcctttctgctttggacctgctgagctggaaggggaCAAACATCTTCAGCGAGTTGgagaggaaggacaaggacccAGAGTCCTGGTTGATTTTGCTGGCCAGCTCTTTGGCGTCCATCTCTTCGTGCTCCATGAACTGGATCTTGCTGAAGGTCTGCTGCAGGTACGCGTGCCTCCTCACGGGGACCGTCATCTTCTTCCCCTTGTGCTTCTTGTAGAGAAGCAGCAGGTCCAGCACGTACTCTGCTCCGTACATGGGGTTCACCCTGCGGTACCCATACTGTATTTCCTTGAAATCAATGATCCTCCCCCGCGTCTTGGCGTTGGCGTTGATCATTTCCATGACCTGCATCACGATGTCGTCCAACGCCTCGCGCTGGGACGAGTCCATCCCTCTCCGCGGCGGCTGCCCGTCGGCACCCGAGTACAAATATTTTCCCGTGAGAAACTCCCACTCCAGGATCTCCTCCCGGTGGCGGGGCTGGAACCGCATGAAGGAGGGCGGCATGCCCAGCTGCAGGTCCTCCTTGTGGATCTCGGTGTTGCTGTACTTGCTCATGAGCACGATCTCGCGGTGCAGCTGCACCGTGCGGTGCCGCAGCTCGGCGATCTTGCGGCTCAGCATGTAGCTGTGCAGCCTGTACTGGTACGGGGGGTTCTTGTTGGGGTGCAGAGTGATGGCTCGGTGTATTTTGCTGTTCCTCAGGTCCCGGATGTAGccttttttattcttctcaTAATTCTCGTAGAACAGCTGCTGCATctaggggagagagagaggagaagtcAGAGCCCCGGCAGAGCTGACCCTGTGAAAGTTTGCCCACACAACCCCGCTGGGAGAGAATTCCCCCTCGCTCACAGGGCTTTCTGAATAAGCTGTTGTTGGGTTTAGGCACAGGTTGTAGCAATACCAGCTGCTATTCAAGGAAATTAAGAGGATTATTCATTGTGAACTGGTGAAAGAAACATCTATCATGGATTTGGGATTACTACAGCCCATTCTAGAGGTATCACCGGCGGCCAAACAATTCTGCAGTAAGTCCACTGTAAGCTCATTTCTTCACAACAACACACCATCACCAGGAAAATAACACCGTGAAGTGTTCACTACAAAACTCTCATTATTCATTTGTTTCCCATTGTTTTCATATTAATaataaagaagaataaaaagggATGCCATGTACATACTAAGCAAATCTGACTACACATTTTCCATTATACCCAAATGCCATTTAAGCATTAAAAATCCAGGTTTAGGCATTAAAAATGCAGGTTGCTGAATGTTTTAGTCAAGATGCAAAATATGTTACCTCAAGTGCTGCAATGCAAAACTACAGCTGTCGTTTTAAAATGTCAATGGACAGTAAAGTGCACCTGAGATTCCTAGAGTTCCAGAAGTCAGGTAATACAGGATACATGAATACACCAGAATAAAAACATCCTTAACGTGGCATTTGCTATTTCAAAACAGGAAGATAGTGAGCTGAGATTAGATTCACAAGCCTTAGGAAAGCAGACAAACCAGCTTTACAGTCCTCAGTAGCTCAAGCAGTAGCTGATATCGTGAAAGGCAAACCAGGATGATAATGtggaaaataaactgaaaataaaaccttGAGACCAAAGGTATAGACAGGTTTAGATGATGGAAATTTAAAATAGACCATGGGCAGATTCTATGTCAGCACAAACATCATCAACCTGCCAGAGCTGACACAGCACCCTTGTTCAATATGGGATCCAATCTCTGTTTCTGGCAGTGGAATCTGCCACAGGAAACACGGCAATAAAGCTTGTGTAAAAGGGCTCTACAGGTCAGCAAAGAGCCAAACTCAAAAAAAGAACCAGGGGAAGGTCTCAAATATGATGGCAATCAAACAGAGCACCGAAAAGAAAATCACCAGCACAGAAACCTGCCTTCAACCAGCTGCTCAGAGCCAGCACAAGTCCTGTTTTATTAGGCCTTTGGTTGCATTTTTCCCATTATTGTGGACAGACACTGAATCTCGGGGATAAACTCACACCTGGCTTTAATTGCTGCTATCTCAACAAGCTGGCTGTGTGCATGCTGAAACCTGACGTTCGGCGCATCGCCGCCGACAGCACGGAGCAGGCTGagcctgctgggagcaggattTGAACCTGAGCAAACGTAAATCACTGCAAAGCAGCGAGGCAGGGatttcagcagcactgggaaagaAAGGACGTTTATTTCGTGGGTCACCAGCAGTCCCCCACCCCCTTCTCCTTCAAGTTCACCTTCTTCCCGCTCTCCCCAAGTGATCCCTGCTGCGTGCACgctgtctgggagcaatccAGGCCAGAGGATGGATGGATCTGCACAGCAACGCAGCCAAAGGAGAACATCTTGGCCATGGCCCCTTGGCAGGCCTCAGATGAGCTGCCTGTCGAGATGTATAATATCCCTTTAGAAGTCATGCAAGATTTAAAAGAGCGCTACGGGCAGAGGTTAGCTGGTCTAATCCCACGTCCAGCAGAGTTATCCAAACTGAATGAACCTCATGCTTTCccaagaaacacattttttccacTCACCCAAAAGACTGTTCTTCATTTGTATCCCTGTATTGTTTCCTCTACTaataaagctttatttttttggtcACTTTGAACCTGGCTGTTGCTGTGAAGGGCTTTAGGAGACCTTAAATCACACCCACTTAGGGTCAGTCCTGGGAGCACCATTTATTGCAGTGGAGAGCTCTCACGGGAAGAACAGGATCAGTCCAACACTGCAGGACCCACTTATTTTACTGACAACACTGATCTACCCTCTAACACTGCAGACATGTAAAACTAGAAGTATTAAATGTATATGATAACCAATTTCACTGACATTTAAACAACAACTATAGGCAGAGGCTTTTCCAGGAGTCCTGTGACATTAGATAAAAATTCTTAAATCACATCATTAGGCCGCTattatttaaaggaaaattgaCAATAGGATTTAAATTCAAGTCTTGTTTTGAATTTATAAGACAACAAAGTCAAGACCATGCAGCCTGAATGCATTTACTCCAAAATTGCTACCTAGGGCATTCTGAAGAGGAAACCATGACAAGCAGAAAGGCTTTCAGATTACACAACAAAGTTTTAATAGAATACTGATGGGTAGGAAAATGTTATGAAACTTCCCAATGGAAGTAAAGATAGCAACCCCTAGCAAATGGCACAAATTAAAATTC
This DNA window, taken from Passer domesticus isolate bPasDom1 chromosome 14, bPasDom1.hap1, whole genome shotgun sequence, encodes the following:
- the CHSY1 gene encoding chondroitin sulfate synthase 1; its protein translation is MAGRGRRAWLSVLLGLVLGFVLASRLVLPRASELAAAARPHRARPQGCRPPPAAAAAAPPRRPGPPAQSFLFVGVMTAQKYLRSRAVAAHRTWSKTIPGKVEFFSSEGSDTSIPIPIVPLPGVDDSYPPQKKSFMMLKYMHDHYLDKYEWFMRADDDVYIKGDKLENFLRSLNSSEPLFLGQTGLGTTEEMGKLALEPGENFCMGGPGVIMSREVLRRMVPHIGECLREMYTTHEDVEVGRCVRRFAGVQCVWSYEMQQLFYENYEKNKKGYIRDLRNSKIHRAITLHPNKNPPYQYRLHSYMLSRKIAELRHRTVQLHREIVLMSKYSNTEIHKEDLQLGMPPSFMRFQPRHREEILEWEFLTGKYLYSGADGQPPRRGMDSSQREALDDIVMQVMEMINANAKTRGRIIDFKEIQYGYRRVNPMYGAEYVLDLLLLYKKHKGKKMTVPVRRHAYLQQTFSKIQFMEHEEMDAKELASKINQDSGSLSFLSNSLKMFVPFQLSRSKAERKELKDKKINILIPLSGRFDMFARFMGNFEKTCLIPNQNVKLVVLLFNSNSNPDKAKQIELMRDYRSKYPKADMQVLPVSGEFSRALALEVGSSQFQNESLLFFCDVDLVFTTEFLQRCRANTVLGQQVYFPIIFSQYDPKIVYSGKVPSDNHFAFTQKTGFWRNYGFGITCIYKGDLLRAGGFDVSIQGWGLEDVDLFNKVIQAGLKTFRSQEIGVVHVHHPVFCDPNLDPKQYKMCLGSKASTYGSTQQLAEIWFEKNDPSFGKSSNTNGSVRTA